aaaatcggcagtgtatcaaatacttgttctccccactgtatgtgtgagcGACCAGGTATTCAACCAGGTTCATCTGCATGACTCAATACCACCTTAGCTCACTGATCTaaaggcactctgggaaataaCGTAAGTCTTCAGGTCTCAACCACCTCCTTCCACACTCTATTGAGACAGAGCCAACAAAGTAGACATTGTTCTTTCTCACCAGCGTTGACTCTAATGATTATAATAAACGTCACATCATCTATATGACCTTGGGATTCAAACAGACTTTCAGCTCTGATTTTATTGTCCTAATGTACTTTAACATAATGTGATTGTTACAATATAATGAGTCTTGGTCACAGACtgtttaaatagtttttttctacAGTCAATAAAACGGAAAATTGTGCAGTAAATCAATGTTATTGGACCTTTAACAATATTGTTGTAGAGCGTCAACCTTAGGCtgtcttgtttttatttatttgatgacttttGTACAATATACTTTACCTGAAACTATGCAGACGTTGTGATACAGTACTGAATAATGAAACTGGTTACTTAACAACAGTGACATCTTGTGTCATAAGGGGAACACATGTAGTGCAACTAGGATTGCAGGGTCACGTGATCCATCCCTCCATGCGGATTGGTTCGATTTGCACCATTCTCCGGTCTCCAGATTGGTTTGAGTAAGCTAAATTGTATGAAAAGAAGAAGTACATGTAGCCTTATCAGTCCTTCACTAACTATTCTTTCACACATTTCCATGGAAGAGCAGCACATAAAAGTGAGTCGacagttctacacattttagCTATAAATTGCGAGCTAGATTGAAGTAAAACAGATTGAGTGGCTATGCTAGCTAACCTCATAGTTATGCCAAGGTCCTGTCCTCTATGCTATTTTTTTGAAGAACGTTAATACCTACTGTATTTACTATGAATAATCACTGCAACTAATGTACCGAAGAATAGGACGTGATCATCAATTGCAGTCAACGTGTGTGATCTCCACATGTGTCTGATTAGGAGGAAGGGCTGATCAATAACTtggtagttagttagctagttaggcAACTCAACAACAGTAAGTTACTGTAGCTGTCAGCTAGATGCAGGTGTCATGTCAACATCAGCAGAGTCAACTTCCATCACACATGATTGATCAGTGGAATTTGCCTGATGACTCTTTTATACAGCTACTAACTATCTCTAGTGGCAGTGATGCACAAATAAGTGATACAGAATTGGCTTCCAATAAAAATAGCAACATACTGAATCGTGAATCACAATAGCCTATCCATATTTACAGTGACTGTCTCTCAGAGAAACTACTAGTCACCCTGtatacagtggaggctgctgaggggaggacggctcataataatgtctggaacggtgCAAATGGAATGCCGCaaatggaacggcatcaaaccATGTGCTTGATGTATTGAATACCATTCCACTGActtcgctccagccattaccacaagcccgtcctccccaattaaggtgccaccaacctcctgtgctgtatAACATGTTCTCTCCCCAGACCTGAGGTCTTCTGGTGAGGCTGCTGTGGAGTCATCATGGTGGGCTATGACCCAGGGTCTAAGGGCGCTGCTCCAGCCCCAGAAGATGCAGCTCTGTCTGGGTCAGCCGCAGGCATGGTGACCCGAGCACTGATCAGCCCCCTGGATGTCATCAAGATAAGATTCCAGGTACAGTAAGCATCAGATGGATATTATTGTGGTGCATGTTTTAGTTGCATGGCCACTTTGGACCCTAATCTACTACACAATTAAATGCAACATAATGTAAGTtggaactacagtgccttcagaaagtattcagaccccattactttttccacattttgtaacattacagccttattctaaaatgtattatatagTTGTTTcccttaatctacacacaataccccataaagacaaagcaaaaacaggtttttagacgtTAGATAATTTATAAAATACAAAACtgcaatatgacatttacataagtattcagaccctttactcagtactttgttgaagcacccttggcagcgattacagccttgcgtcttcttgggaatgatgctacaagcttggcacacctgtatttgggggagtttctcccttctctgcagatcctctcaagagttgtcaggttggatggggagtgttgctgcacagctatttccaggtctctccagatatgttcgatcgggttcaagttcaggctctggctgggccactcaaggacattcagagacttgtcccgaagccactcctgtgtggtcttggctgtgtgcttggggtcgttgtccttttggaaggtgaaccttcgccgcagtctgaggtcctgagcggtctggaccaggttttcatcaaggatctctctgtactttgttacGTTGTTGTtacgtctcccagtccctgccgcttaaaaacatccccacagcatgatgctgccaccaccatgcttcaccgtagggatggtgccaggtttcctccagacgtgacgcttggcattcatgccaaagagttgaatcttggtttcatcagaccagagaatattgtttctcatggtccgagtgtctttaggtgccttttggcaaattccaagcgagctttcatatgccttttactgaggagtggcttccgtctggccaatctactgtaaaagcctgattggtggagtgctgcagagatggttgtccttcttgaacgctctctcatctccacagaggaactcgagagctttgtcagagtgaccatcgggtccaacaaggtccttctccccctattgctcagtttggctgggcggccagctctaggaagagtcttggtggtttcaaacttcttccatttaagaatgattgaggccactgtgttattgaggaccttcaatgctgcagaaatattttggtacacttccccagatctgtgcctcatcacaatcctgtctcggagctctatggccaattccttcaacctcatggcttggtttttgctgtgacatgcactgtcaactgtgggaccttatatagacaggtgtgtgcctttccaaatcatctccaatcaattgaatctaccacaggtgaactccaagttgtagaaatatctcaaggatgatcaatggaaacaggaggcacctgagctcaatttcaagtctcatagcaaaggggtctgaatacattccgaatgcactgtttttGTGGCCAAACCCTAGTGGTTCTGGTAAACATACAACTCGGTTATTTGTGCATGATAACCGCTGCCCAGGCTTTTATGACTCGAACCAAAAAGCTCAGTGTTGTGAGACTCACTGAAATCAAGCTGTTTTTGTCCTGAAGAAGTTTGTTTCATTGCTACTAACCATTGTTTGGTTGTGCTGCATTCTTTTGATGTGAGTCACAGCACCACACCCAGACCCTCAGACACCACTGGGCATGCCCAGTTTCTCACAACACACTGGTGGCCATGGCAACACACACTGATGATGTGCTCAGCATTTGCTAGGGAATGActtacaactgtgtgtgtgtgtgtgtgtgtgcatgtgcatatgTGTATTTCGTTCTACACAAGAATGTCTATAGCAGAATGTCCTCTTTCCCCTGTATGACACTACACACCCCTCCTTGCGTACACAGTTGCAGATAGAGCGCGTATCGTCAAAGCACCCTGAAGGGAAGTACTGGGGTCTGTTCCAGGCATCACGTTGTATCCTGGCAGAGGAGGGGCTGCCTGCCTTCTGGAAAGGACATGTCCCCGCCCAGCTCCTCTCTGTCTGCTTCGGGGCAGTACAGGTAGGGAACATACACTGTCAGAATTCCCTGTTGTATGTCACACAGTGTTGTGGTTGAATGAGTTGTTTTCTGACTCAACTCTTTGTCCCTAGCTAGCCGTTGCCCTGTAACGCCTCAATAGCATCTCTCACATGGTAGTGGGTTGATAGATTATAATATATAGTCATGTGCctcactttttttctctctcttgtttttATCCCTGTGGTCTCCATTCATGGCTGTGCTGTATAACTTGGCACTGTTGTCTGAATTTTGTGTTTTCATCTGTGCTTTAAGTTTGTGTTTTAAGGCTGTGTTTTCGTCCCTCCATAGTTTGCCAGCTTTGAGTTCCTGACTGAGATGACCCACAAGAGCACTGCATATGACAGCCAGACAGCAGGGGTGCACTTTGTGTGTGGCGGTCTGGCCGCCTGCTCTGCCACTGTAGCCTGCCAGCCACTAGACACACTGCGAACACGCTTCGCAGCTCAGGGAGAGCCCAAGGTGAGAGACAAAGaaaaacatacagtatgaatctATCGAAAAGCATTAGCTTTATTGTACCATTATCAAAAGCAGTAATAGTCCATTTACTCTGCAACCCATAATTTGCCAAGCACCAAAACGACAACCACACAATTTCAACCAGTAATTTATTATTTATAAACTAAATATGCATTTATAGTAAACTAGGTATAATAATTAACTGTCAAACTACTTAACCCCTTAAAAGGATCATTTTAGAAAAATGTAACATCTTTATTTAGATATTTGTTTCCTTACCTTGAaggcagtctatggacaaggagtGACTGCAATCCACACTTTGGCTTTGTTAAAGTGTTATCATTGTATCTTTGGCTTGTGCTACTGATAGCTATTAGCTAACCACAGGCATCATCTGTAACATAGGTGTATGGCAGCCTGAGACATGCTGTGTCCACCATGTACCGCACTGAGGGGGCCCTGGGGTTCTACCGTGGCCTGGGCCCAACACTGGTGGCAGTGTTCCCCTACGCAGGCCTGCAGTTCTTCTTCTACAAGGTCCTCAAGAACCTCATGGGACCACCGCCCAAGGACAGCAACGTCGGAGGTCAGTGGCCAGTGTAGGGATGGTCATGCCTTTGAAAACATGACACTGTTTAAATACACAACACTGTACACATAGCAATGACTGTTAAGGGTATAGGGCCTAGAAACTAGAATATAACCTCGGCTTGGCTAGCAAACAGGAAACTAACTATGTAACTAGGGCCTGGATAGTGCCCAGTACCACTGACTGAACACAAATACATGACTTTGAAGGATAGTGGCCTAGAAACTACCTGAACATTACTGCTAGTTTCCTTTCTATTGTAGGCAACCTCAGAAGCTTGGTATGTGGAAGCTGTGCTGGAGTCATCAGCAAGACAATGACCTACCCCTTTGACCTCATCAAAAAGAGACTGCAGGTGGGAGGGTTTGAAGAAGCCAGAGTCCACTTTGGACAGGTACGGTAGACATCTTATTACTTTGTCTCATTCAGTCATGTGCCTGACAGCAGGTCTTATATTAGGTCGAAGATGGCTGTCATACGGGGCATCCATCTACATGACATTGAAGTGTGTTGTCTCTGCTTACTGTGTGCAGGTGCGGAAGTATGGTGGCTTTGTAGACTGTGTGTCCCAGATCGCCAGAGAGGAGGGTCTCCGGGGCTTTCTCAAAGGCCTATCTCCCAGCCTAGTGAAAGCAGCTGTCTCCACGGGCTTCACCTTCTTCTGGTATGAGTTCTTCCTTAATGCCATACAGAACCTGAAGGGCAGCCAGTGAGCAGAGGAGCTCTGGGTAGAAGTTGCttttaggcacagatctaggatcagctcaacCGCTCCAAATTCTAATCTCAACCAATATGGGGAAAATGTGAAAATGGACCATAGAGCAGTGTCTAGGGCAGCATTTCCctaactcggtcctcgggaccccagggggtacacattttgtttttttgccctagcactacacagctgattcaaatgatcaaggcttgatgattagttgattatttgaatcagctgtgtagtgctagg
This genomic stretch from Oncorhynchus clarkii lewisi isolate Uvic-CL-2024 chromosome 13, UVic_Ocla_1.0, whole genome shotgun sequence harbors:
- the LOC139424056 gene encoding mitochondrial thiamine pyrophosphate carrier — translated: MVGYDPGSKGAAPAPEDAALSGSAAGMVTRALISPLDVIKIRFQLQIERVSSKHPEGKYWGLFQASRCILAEEGLPAFWKGHVPAQLLSVCFGAVQFASFEFLTEMTHKSTAYDSQTAGVHFVCGGLAACSATVACQPLDTLRTRFAAQGEPKVYGSLRHAVSTMYRTEGALGFYRGLGPTLVAVFPYAGLQFFFYKVLKNLMGPPPKDSNVGGNLRSLVCGSCAGVISKTMTYPFDLIKKRLQVGGFEEARVHFGQVRKYGGFVDCVSQIAREEGLRGFLKGLSPSLVKAAVSTGFTFFWYEFFLNAIQNLKGSQ